A genomic window from Methanobrevibacter sp. TLL-48-HuF1 includes:
- the cofC gene encoding 2-phospho-L-lactate guanylyltransferase, whose product MDDIYGIIPVSKFKECKTRLSPFLSEDEREKLLKVMLKDVTDTLRKYTDKIIIISADEDVLEYAKSLNLSVLKENENSNLNKALKQAMEYCKGKTKKVIIMPSDIPLIGKTNLKMVIDSSKQLDFIIIPSKGGGTNTIIMKPLAIRTKFGDFSYKEHVNAADRKNLNPQVHDSLFMALDVNTTEDLGEIMVHGENTETRRYLKELKINVESVHGSERLRVTRGS is encoded by the coding sequence ATGGATGACATTTATGGAATAATACCTGTCAGCAAATTTAAAGAATGCAAAACCAGATTATCTCCATTTTTAAGTGAAGATGAAAGGGAAAAACTCCTGAAAGTTATGCTTAAAGATGTTACTGATACTTTAAGAAAATATACTGATAAAATAATTATAATCAGTGCTGATGAAGATGTTTTAGAATATGCTAAAAGCTTAAACTTAAGTGTTTTAAAAGAAAATGAAAATTCAAATTTAAATAAAGCATTAAAACAGGCTATGGAATACTGTAAAGGCAAAACTAAAAAAGTAATCATAATGCCATCTGACATTCCCCTCATCGGTAAAACCAACCTTAAAATGGTAATCGATTCAAGTAAACAGCTTGATTTCATCATTATTCCTTCAAAAGGAGGGGGAACAAACACTATAATTATGAAACCACTGGCTATCAGAACTAAATTTGGAGATTTCAGTTATAAGGAACATGTAAATGCTGCAGACAGAAAAAACTTAAATCCTCAAGTTCACGACTCATTATTTATGGCTCTGGATGTTAATACAACTGAAGATTTAGGAGAAATAATGGTTCATGGTGAAAATACTGAAACCAGACGTTATTTAAAAGAGTTAAAAATAAATGTTGAGTCAGTACATGGCAGCGAACGTTTGAGAGTCACAAGAGGCAGTTAA
- the pheT gene encoding phenylalanine--tRNA ligase subunit beta has protein sequence MPVITFKYQDLKDLGIDMEKDELINTLPMMSSDIEDFDDEEIKVEFFPNRPDNLSVEGVARSFKGFINQETGLPKYEVAPSDESVIVDAEVAKIRPYIAFAKIEGVDFTGDKLKYIMDFQENLHWVIGRDRKKVAIGIHNADVVSQPFHYIATPKAENAFVALEKDTPMTPEEILTQHEKGVAYAHLLEDFDKYPLILDKDNQVLSMPPIINGELTKIDENVKNIIVDVTGTDERAVNQCLNIICSSFAEVGGKIKSMEIKYEDKIITTPDLTPQVKNVHVDVANSLIGGTDLNAEDIQQLLSQARFDSEILNDNELKVYIPSYRIDILHEVDIVENIAVQYRINDVEAKLPDISTIAYEHDWFRSESIMREVMIGLGFQEIMSLMLTNEDAHFTKMKQKEIDHVQVARPITIDRTMIRTSLINSLMEFLEDNKHEDLPQKIFEIGDVLYMDETQETKVRASKKLAGLICHSSANFTEIKSVVTSLLQNLGYSMEISDSDNSSFIAGRVSDVKGTSANGNVSGFFGEFSPEVITNFTLDYPVIGFEIEFNPQE, from the coding sequence ATGCCAGTTATTACATTCAAATATCAAGATTTAAAAGATTTAGGAATAGATATGGAAAAAGACGAATTAATAAACACTTTACCAATGATGTCAAGTGATATTGAAGACTTTGATGATGAAGAAATTAAAGTGGAATTTTTCCCGAATCGTCCGGACAATTTATCTGTAGAAGGAGTTGCCAGATCTTTTAAAGGCTTTATCAATCAGGAAACCGGACTTCCAAAATATGAAGTTGCACCATCAGATGAAAGTGTAATTGTAGATGCTGAAGTGGCTAAAATCAGACCTTACATTGCCTTTGCAAAAATCGAAGGTGTTGATTTTACCGGTGATAAACTTAAATATATTATGGATTTTCAGGAAAACCTTCACTGGGTAATCGGAAGGGACAGGAAAAAAGTAGCTATTGGTATTCACAATGCAGATGTTGTATCCCAGCCATTCCATTATATAGCTACTCCTAAAGCTGAAAATGCATTTGTTGCTCTTGAAAAAGATACTCCAATGACTCCTGAAGAAATATTAACCCAGCATGAAAAAGGAGTTGCCTATGCTCATCTTCTTGAAGATTTTGATAAATATCCTTTAATTTTAGACAAGGATAATCAGGTACTTTCCATGCCTCCAATCATTAATGGAGAACTTACAAAAATTGATGAAAATGTAAAAAACATTATTGTAGATGTAACTGGAACTGATGAACGTGCAGTTAATCAGTGTTTAAACATTATCTGCAGTTCATTTGCAGAAGTCGGCGGAAAAATAAAAAGTATGGAAATTAAATACGAGGATAAAATCATAACTACTCCTGATTTAACTCCTCAGGTAAAAAATGTCCATGTTGATGTAGCTAACAGTTTAATTGGCGGAACTGACTTAAATGCTGAAGATATACAACAGCTATTATCTCAAGCACGTTTTGACTCAGAAATATTAAATGACAATGAATTGAAAGTTTATATTCCATCTTACAGAATAGATATTCTTCACGAAGTGGATATTGTTGAAAACATTGCTGTACAATACAGAATTAATGATGTTGAAGCTAAACTTCCAGACATTTCAACAATAGCTTACGAACATGACTGGTTCAGATCAGAATCAATTATGAGAGAAGTTATGATCGGATTAGGATTTCAGGAAATTATGAGTTTAATGCTTACTAATGAAGATGCACACTTCACTAAAATGAAACAAAAAGAAATCGACCATGTTCAGGTAGCAAGACCGATTACAATTGACAGAACCATGATTCGTACAAGCTTAATCAACAGTTTAATGGAATTCTTAGAAGACAATAAACACGAAGATTTACCTCAAAAGATATTCGAAATAGGTGATGTCTTATATATGGATGAAACCCAAGAAACCAAAGTAAGAGCTTCTAAAAAACTAGCTGGATTAATCTGCCACTCAAGTGCAAACTTTACTGAAATCAAATCTGTTGTAACCAGCTTACTTCAAAACTTAGGTTATTCCATGGAAATCAGTGACAGCGACAATTCCAGTTTTATAGCTGGAAGAGTAAGTGATGTAAAAGGAACTTCAGCTAATGGAAATGTATCCGGTTTCTTTGGTGAATTCTCCCCTGAAGTAATCACTAACTTTACTCTAGATTATCCGGTAATCGGATTTGAAATTGAATTTAACCCACAGGAATAA
- a CDS encoding right-handed parallel beta-helix repeat-containing protein has protein sequence MVEKKYKKLLNLFIICLLGLILVSSVYGADELQYSNDDIVMGTTIYDVSSDLSNDDIQSMLDNAGQGDTFNFVSKEYKGISLVVDKKVNIVSNVNSTVYTSGELSNKAQELNIDKTFGFYFTKNSAGSVLSGFNIVAASSDYGVIVDNSDNTIIRENSIVDAGNNVLVKNSKNVTLFGNVLNNAQENGLQLKNVSSCYVANNTMMFNGRSGIEIYDIDNSNITSNYCCNNSFNGISLYGKSFNNSYTHNFLNYNTNGIYINCQSWGDEIKANTLIHNIQNPNCELGGFESGNGLLFGDSYRAVANNGVYVSYNSFAHNENFQAKNNPLQNMITLGPNFFNSDDPENTFVCPLLLAKILRLNAISLPNGIGIQMVEGDTPVKEAGTVSVQVEVDGNMYTATLENGKAVIKADPNVDHQVEIQVGGEHNQEVKKIKQKVTSYNKKDDSGSSDSGNKDNTGSDGKPSDTDGDNSGDKTGDNSGSGDASGGNTNSSVISDGSTSSGDSGSANVKNSDEFSQYLGTNSSDYYQKYESLSGKEAMANGDQSSAKSSSSSDSPSDDGSSKEGKSYELVSPNKIAKAIQNSSGVIILAVIALLVLFVIGYKRKNKM, from the coding sequence ATGGTTGAAAAGAAATATAAAAAATTGTTAAATCTTTTTATCATATGTCTTTTAGGTTTAATCCTAGTTTCATCTGTCTACGGAGCTGATGAATTACAATACAGTAATGATGACATTGTTATGGGAACTACTATCTATGATGTTTCTTCCGACTTATCCAATGATGACATTCAATCAATGTTGGATAATGCTGGACAGGGAGATACCTTTAATTTTGTTAGCAAGGAATATAAGGGGATTTCATTAGTTGTTGACAAAAAAGTAAATATTGTCTCTAATGTTAACAGTACGGTTTATACATCTGGAGAGCTGTCCAATAAAGCTCAGGAGTTAAATATTGATAAAACTTTTGGATTTTATTTCACAAAAAATAGTGCAGGCAGTGTCTTATCCGGATTTAATATTGTAGCTGCATCATCAGATTATGGAGTTATTGTTGATAATTCGGACAATACTATTATTAGGGAAAATTCTATTGTTGATGCCGGAAATAATGTTTTGGTTAAAAACTCAAAGAATGTAACTTTATTTGGAAATGTTTTAAATAATGCCCAGGAAAACGGGCTTCAGCTTAAAAATGTTTCCAGTTGTTATGTAGCCAATAACACAATGATGTTCAATGGCAGATCAGGAATTGAGATTTATGATATTGATAATTCCAATATAACTTCAAATTATTGCTGCAATAATAGTTTTAACGGAATTTCATTATACGGCAAATCTTTTAACAATTCCTATACTCATAATTTCCTTAATTACAATACAAATGGTATTTATATAAATTGTCAGTCATGGGGAGATGAAATTAAAGCAAATACTCTTATCCACAATATTCAAAACCCCAACTGTGAATTAGGTGGTTTTGAATCTGGTAATGGTCTTTTATTTGGGGATTCATATCGTGCAGTAGCTAATAATGGAGTTTATGTGTCCTATAATTCATTTGCACATAATGAAAACTTTCAGGCTAAAAACAATCCTTTACAAAATATGATTACATTAGGTCCGAATTTTTTCAATTCTGACGACCCTGAAAATACATTTGTCTGTCCGTTATTGCTTGCAAAAATCCTAAGATTAAATGCAATATCTTTACCTAATGGTATAGGAATTCAAATGGTTGAAGGAGATACACCAGTAAAAGAAGCCGGAACTGTTTCAGTTCAGGTTGAAGTTGACGGTAATATGTATACTGCAACTTTGGAGAATGGTAAAGCAGTAATTAAAGCAGATCCTAATGTTGACCATCAGGTTGAAATTCAGGTTGGCGGAGAACATAATCAGGAAGTTAAAAAAATAAAACAGAAAGTAACTTCCTATAATAAAAAGGATGATTCCGGAAGTTCTGATTCTGGTAATAAAGATAACACAGGATCTGACGGCAAACCTTCTGATACTGATGGTGATAATTCAGGTGATAAAACTGGTGATAATTCTGGTTCTGGAGATGCTTCTGGTGGAAATACCAATTCTTCAGTAATTAGTGATGGTTCAACTTCTTCTGGCGACAGCGGTTCTGCAAATGTGAAAAACTCTGATGAATTTTCACAGTACCTTGGAACAAATAGTTCTGATTACTATCAGAAATATGAATCTTTAAGCGGTAAAGAGGCTATGGCTAACGGAGATCAGAGTTCAGCAAAATCTTCAAGCAGCAGTGATTCTCCAAGTGATGACGGTTCATCAAAAGAAGGAAAATCTTATGAGTTAGTATCTCCAAATAAAATAGCTAAAGCAATTCAGAACAGTTCTGGAGTTATTATTCTTGCAGTAATTGCTTTATTGGTTTTATTTGTAATAGGATATAAACGTAAAAATAAAATGTGA
- the proS gene encoding proline--tRNA ligase yields MVENFSEWFHDILEEANITDSRYPIKGMAVWMPYGFQIRKYTTNLIKEVYDHDHEEVLFPLLVPETELAKEGLHVKGFEDEVYWVTHGGKTQLNEKLALRPTSETSIYPMYSLWIRSHIDLPLKYYQIVNTFRYETKHTRPLIRVREITTFKEAHTAHASKEEADIQVQEHIVKYKEIFDTLGIPYTLTKRPEWDKFPGADYTMAFDAIMPDGKTLQIGTIHNLGQTFAKTFDITFEDKDGEHKLVYQTCAGLSDRVIASAIGIHGDEKGLRLPPEISPKQITIIPILFKKGKEEVLAKCEELKKEFESAGLRVNIDDRDIRPGKKFYDWELKGTPIKLELGPRDLENNKTIAMRRDELEKIELDLDENLVGNVISLIDELNENLAESAKEFHKDHIKFASDIDEVKELIEAGNVVAVNWCGDTACGQKIEEITGYSVLGIYEELEGESKKCIISDEDAKYVALIAKTY; encoded by the coding sequence ATGGTGGAAAATTTTAGTGAATGGTTTCATGACATATTAGAAGAAGCTAACATAACTGATTCAAGATATCCTATTAAAGGAATGGCTGTATGGATGCCTTACGGTTTCCAAATAAGAAAATATACAACAAATCTAATAAAAGAAGTATATGATCATGATCATGAAGAAGTTTTATTTCCACTTCTTGTTCCAGAAACAGAACTAGCTAAAGAAGGATTGCATGTAAAAGGATTTGAAGATGAAGTTTACTGGGTTACTCATGGAGGTAAAACTCAATTAAATGAGAAATTAGCCTTAAGACCAACTAGTGAAACATCAATCTATCCAATGTACTCACTATGGATTAGGTCCCATATTGATTTGCCATTGAAATATTATCAAATTGTAAATACATTCAGATATGAAACAAAACATACAAGACCACTTATTCGTGTTCGTGAGATTACTACCTTTAAGGAAGCACATACTGCTCATGCAAGCAAAGAAGAGGCAGATATTCAAGTTCAGGAACATATTGTAAAGTATAAAGAAATCTTTGATACATTAGGTATCCCGTATACTTTAACTAAAAGACCTGAATGGGACAAATTCCCCGGTGCAGATTATACCATGGCTTTTGATGCAATTATGCCAGACGGAAAAACCCTGCAAATCGGTACTATCCATAATCTAGGTCAAACATTTGCAAAAACCTTCGATATAACCTTTGAAGATAAAGACGGAGAACATAAACTGGTTTATCAAACTTGTGCAGGTTTATCTGACAGAGTAATAGCTTCTGCAATCGGAATTCATGGAGATGAAAAAGGATTACGTCTTCCACCGGAAATTTCACCAAAACAAATAACAATCATTCCTATTTTATTTAAAAAAGGAAAAGAAGAAGTTTTAGCTAAATGTGAAGAACTTAAAAAAGAGTTTGAATCTGCAGGATTACGTGTAAATATTGATGACAGAGACATCAGACCAGGTAAAAAATTCTATGACTGGGAATTAAAAGGAACTCCAATAAAACTTGAATTAGGTCCTAGAGATTTAGAAAACAACAAAACAATAGCTATGCGTAGAGATGAACTGGAAAAAATTGAACTTGATTTAGATGAAAATCTTGTTGGCAATGTAATTAGTTTAATTGATGAATTAAATGAAAACCTTGCTGAAAGTGCAAAAGAATTCCATAAAGACCACATTAAATTTGCATCTGACATTGATGAAGTTAAAGAGTTAATTGAAGCAGGAAATGTTGTAGCAGTTAACTGGTGTGGAGATACTGCCTGCGGACAAAAAATAGAAGAAATCACTGGTTATTCTGTTTTAGGTATCTATGAAGAACTTGAAGGAGAAAGTAAAAAATGTATAATCAGTGATGAAGATGCTAAATATGTTGCATTAATAGCTAAAACCTACTAG
- the thiD gene encoding bifunctional hydroxymethylpyrimidine kinase/phosphomethylpyrimidine kinase, translating to MIVMSIAGVDPSGGAGIFADIKTFQALGVYGTGIVTALTAQNPQKMYSLKAIETSYVEEQIDAILDTYNVEYIKTGMLYSTDIIKSVSKKIREYNLKAVVDPVMVATSGGELAKNDLSQNLLKYLLPKAILTTPNVSEAEKLTNIKITNEEEAKKACEKLGKTCNNIITGGHLNGINTINIDGSTSIFKQKLLKTDNLHGSGCNFSAAIVSYLSQKNDLKTSILKASDYTYESIKNGKYGTLIAKL from the coding sequence ATGATTGTAATGTCAATAGCTGGCGTTGATCCATCTGGAGGAGCAGGTATTTTTGCAGATATCAAAACATTTCAGGCACTTGGTGTTTATGGAACTGGAATTGTAACTGCACTTACTGCCCAAAATCCTCAAAAGATGTACTCTCTAAAAGCTATTGAAACCAGCTATGTTGAAGAGCAGATTGATGCTATTTTAGACACCTACAATGTTGAATATATTAAAACAGGAATGTTATATTCAACTGATATCATCAAGTCCGTTTCTAAAAAAATCAGAGAATATAATCTGAAAGCTGTTGTTGATCCGGTTATGGTAGCAACATCCGGAGGAGAATTAGCTAAAAATGATTTAAGTCAGAATTTACTTAAATATTTACTTCCAAAAGCTATTCTTACAACCCCAAATGTTTCTGAAGCTGAAAAATTAACCAATATTAAAATTACTAATGAAGAAGAAGCTAAAAAAGCTTGTGAAAAATTAGGAAAAACCTGCAACAACATTATAACCGGTGGACATCTCAATGGGATAAATACCATCAATATTGACGGAAGTACCAGTATTTTTAAGCAAAAATTATTAAAAACAGATAATTTACACGGGAGCGGCTGTAACTTCTCAGCAGCTATTGTAAGTTATTTAAGTCAGAAAAACGACTTGAAAACAAGTATTTTAAAAGCTTCAGATTATACTTACGAAAGTATAAAAAATGGAAAATATGGAACCCTAATAGCAAAATTATAG
- a CDS encoding ATP-binding protein, giving the protein MNELQNKYIRNQILSVPMKLNQELTYKDKKFNKRSDYDNIIKYIDNFLEGEDINRFIVLPGVRDVGKTTLLFQVYEYLLKEKGISPENILYFSCDRLKKIGNADIFNVVNSYLETYHNSIIETLSKPVFLLIDEAQYDKEWALNGKLIFDGTKNIFMIFSGSSALKLSYNPDAARRLLNIPIYPLTYSEHLKLKYGNFKNDISESLIQMIFDGNVQNIADLERRIINIYSSFSNYDMYELKNFLEFGGFPSSFYQNTNDITKKIVDMVDKVVTTDMANIEGINNDTQYLAFQILNFFAFQNPGEVSKGSLSNHFDAKIALVTKVLNILEKTQLIFHIEPFTSSVKRTTKPYEYFFATSSLKHNLILNIGNATFEDETAYMGKLLETYVASSFHDLDNKNHINYKIYYDDSNKKSSGKNVDFIVQRGLEKPIPIEVSCGKKDKSQIKRAISTYNSPHGIIISNTKSNIVKEDNIIYLPPETFAFM; this is encoded by the coding sequence ATGAACGAATTGCAAAATAAATATATTAGAAATCAAATATTGTCAGTACCTATGAAATTAAATCAGGAGTTAACATACAAAGATAAAAAATTTAACAAACGTTCTGATTATGATAATATTATAAAATATATTGATAATTTTCTTGAAGGGGAAGATATAAATCGTTTTATTGTTTTACCTGGGGTGCGTGATGTTGGAAAAACAACTCTGCTATTTCAGGTATATGAATATCTTCTAAAAGAAAAAGGGATATCTCCTGAAAATATTTTGTATTTTTCCTGTGACCGATTAAAAAAAATAGGTAATGCTGATATTTTTAATGTTGTTAATTCCTATTTGGAAACATATCATAATTCAATAATTGAAACATTATCTAAACCGGTATTCCTTTTAATTGATGAAGCACAGTATGATAAAGAATGGGCGTTAAATGGAAAATTAATATTTGACGGCACTAAAAATATTTTTATGATTTTCAGTGGATCATCTGCACTAAAACTTTCTTATAATCCTGATGCTGCAAGGAGATTATTAAATATTCCAATTTACCCGTTAACATATTCAGAACATTTAAAATTAAAATATGGAAATTTTAAAAATGATATTTCAGAGTCATTAATTCAAATGATTTTTGACGGAAATGTGCAAAATATTGCCGATTTAGAAAGAAGAATAATTAATATATATTCAAGTTTTTCAAACTATGATATGTATGAATTGAAGAATTTCTTAGAATTTGGAGGTTTTCCATCTTCATTTTATCAAAATACTAATGATATAACTAAAAAAATTGTTGATATGGTGGATAAAGTTGTTACAACGGATATGGCCAATATTGAAGGTATAAATAATGATACACAATATCTTGCTTTTCAGATTTTGAATTTTTTTGCTTTTCAAAATCCTGGTGAAGTTTCAAAAGGTTCTCTTTCAAATCATTTTGATGCCAAGATTGCTTTAGTCACTAAAGTATTAAATATTCTTGAAAAAACACAATTAATATTTCATATTGAACCCTTTACTTCATCAGTAAAACGAACAACAAAACCTTATGAATATTTTTTTGCAACATCAAGTTTAAAACATAATCTTATATTAAATATAGGCAATGCTACCTTTGAGGATGAAACAGCATATATGGGAAAACTGCTTGAAACTTATGTAGCTTCAAGTTTCCATGATTTGGATAATAAAAATCACATAAATTATAAAATATACTATGATGACAGCAATAAAAAAAGTAGTGGGAAAAATGTTGACTTTATTGTTCAAAGAGGATTAGAAAAACCTATTCCAATTGAAGTAAGCTGTGGTAAAAAGGATAAAAGTCAAATTAAACGTGCTATTAGTACATATAATTCTCCTCACGGTATAATTATTTCAAATACCAAATCAAATATTGTCAAAGAGGACAATATTATTTATTTACCTCCTGAAACATTTGCGTTTATGTAA
- the rpiA gene encoding ribose-5-phosphate isomerase RpiA, producing MNLKKEAGYKAAEYVTDGDVLGLGTGSTTHYFIEAVGKRIADEGINVMGIPTSFQSLLLAKQWNIPITSLEEHDIDLAVDGADEVDKNLNLIKGGGAAHTKEKIVDYAAKKFIVIVDESKYVEEIGNFPVPVEVIPDASRVVIQTLEDMGAKCEIRMGERKDGPVITDNGNFVIDAKFEKIESPMHMEIDLNSIPGVVENGIFTQMVDKVIIGTSEGIKEL from the coding sequence ATGAATCTTAAAAAAGAAGCAGGTTATAAAGCGGCAGAATATGTTACAGATGGAGATGTCTTAGGACTTGGAACAGGATCTACAACTCATTATTTCATTGAAGCAGTAGGTAAAAGAATAGCTGATGAAGGAATAAATGTTATGGGAATTCCTACATCTTTTCAATCATTACTGCTTGCTAAACAATGGAACATACCAATTACCAGCTTGGAAGAACATGACATTGATTTGGCTGTTGACGGTGCAGATGAAGTAGATAAAAACCTTAATCTTATTAAAGGCGGAGGAGCAGCTCACACTAAAGAAAAAATTGTAGATTATGCTGCAAAGAAATTTATTGTAATTGTAGATGAATCAAAGTATGTTGAAGAAATTGGAAACTTCCCAGTACCTGTAGAAGTAATTCCTGATGCATCACGTGTAGTTATACAAACTTTGGAAGATATGGGTGCAAAATGTGAAATAAGAATGGGTGAGCGTAAAGACGGACCGGTCATAACAGATAATGGAAATTTTGTCATTGATGCCAAATTTGAAAAAATAGAAAGCCCGATGCATATGGAAATAGATTTGAATTCTATTCCGGGTGTTGTTGAAAATGGTATTTTTACTCAGATGGTTGATAAAGTTATAATTGGTACTTCTGAAGGTATAAAAGAATTGTAA
- a CDS encoding UPF0179 family protein, with protein MITLIGKDLAKKGNEFIFYGSVDECESCRFKASCVDSLEKNRKYKIIDVRDNEQKCPVHAENIVIPVEVDRSNITLLSSSKSVFEGSTFSYESVDCDEECEYHDYCFPEGLVDGDKCIVLKNHGKHKGECKKGYKLNKLTLGFVI; from the coding sequence ATGATTACATTAATTGGTAAAGATTTGGCAAAAAAGGGTAATGAGTTTATTTTTTATGGTTCTGTAGATGAATGTGAAAGTTGTAGATTTAAAGCATCTTGTGTTGACTCTTTAGAAAAAAATAGGAAATATAAAATCATTGATGTTCGTGATAATGAACAAAAGTGCCCAGTTCATGCTGAAAATATAGTTATTCCGGTAGAAGTTGACAGGTCTAATATAACATTACTTTCTTCCTCAAAAAGTGTTTTTGAAGGGTCTACATTTTCTTATGAATCTGTTGATTGTGACGAAGAATGTGAATATCATGATTATTGCTTCCCTGAAGGATTAGTTGATGGGGACAAATGTATTGTTTTAAAAAATCATGGAAAACATAAAGGTGAATGTAAAAAAGGATATAAACTTAATAAACTTACATTAGGTTTTGTTATTTAA
- a CDS encoding secondary thiamine-phosphate synthase enzyme YjbQ, with protein MLIENIEINLDTNKTFEIIDITSKINEIITNSKVSNGIVNLFSKHSTSAICVNENEEGLLEDLEFALSNIISNKFSYKHDNIDNNAKAHLKSFLLSSSESVPIYNNKLNLGTWQSVFFIELDGPRHNRIVNITLIGE; from the coding sequence ATGCTAATTGAAAATATTGAGATTAATTTAGATACAAATAAGACTTTTGAAATTATTGACATAACATCTAAAATTAATGAAATAATAACTAATTCCAAGGTCAGCAATGGAATTGTAAATTTATTTTCTAAACATTCTACATCAGCTATTTGCGTAAATGAAAATGAGGAAGGCCTACTTGAAGATTTGGAATTTGCATTATCCAATATAATTTCTAATAAATTTAGTTATAAACATGATAATATTGATAATAATGCTAAAGCTCATTTAAAATCATTTTTACTTTCTTCTAGTGAGTCTGTTCCAATATATAACAATAAATTAAATTTAGGAACTTGGCAATCAGTATTTTTTATAGAATTAGATGGACCAAGACATAATAGGATAGTTAACATAACTTTAATTGGAGAATAA
- a CDS encoding NAD(P)-dependent glycerol-1-phosphate dehydrogenase produces the protein MNTRKIQMPREVYIGPDVIYETGEICKDLHLDNKVLVLTGPNTYDIAAKHVIESLEDKDIEVDVKIVEKVSYDSVDEVSEMIAPNTTVLGVGGGKVIDVAKLASFDKNVFFVSMPTTASHDGIVSPLASIKNPKTATSAKAHAPIAVIADSKIIANSPFRLLSAGCADLISNFTAIKDWQLAHRLKNEPYSESAASLSIMSAKMITDNVDSIKPGLEESARLVVKTLFSSGMAISIAGSSRPASGSEHTFSHALDKILDKPCLHGEQCGVGTILMMYLYGGDWKFIRNSLKAVGAPTSAKELGISDENVIDALTMAHTIRPERYTILGDNGISEDAAYELALKTGVIK, from the coding sequence ATGAATACTAGAAAAATACAAATGCCTCGTGAAGTATACATCGGACCGGATGTTATATATGAAACTGGTGAAATTTGTAAGGATTTACATTTAGACAATAAAGTTTTAGTTCTAACAGGTCCGAATACATATGATATTGCAGCAAAACATGTTATTGAAAGTCTTGAAGATAAGGACATTGAAGTAGATGTTAAAATTGTTGAGAAAGTATCTTATGATTCAGTAGATGAAGTCAGTGAAATGATTGCTCCGAATACTACTGTTTTAGGTGTTGGTGGTGGAAAAGTTATTGATGTAGCTAAATTAGCTTCATTTGATAAAAATGTATTTTTTGTTTCAATGCCAACTACTGCTTCACATGATGGTATTGTATCTCCTTTAGCTTCAATAAAAAATCCTAAAACTGCAACATCTGCTAAAGCCCATGCACCAATAGCTGTTATTGCTGACAGTAAAATTATTGCAAATTCGCCTTTTAGATTATTATCTGCAGGTTGTGCAGATTTGATTTCAAATTTTACGGCTATTAAGGATTGGCAGTTAGCTCATCGTTTAAAAAATGAGCCATATAGTGAATCTGCAGCATCATTATCTATAATGTCTGCAAAAATGATTACTGATAATGTTGATAGTATTAAACCGGGTTTGGAAGAAAGTGCACGTCTTGTTGTTAAAACTTTGTTTAGTAGTGGAATGGCTATTAGTATTGCAGGTTCCAGTCGTCCGGCTAGTGGATCAGAACACACATTTTCCCATGCTTTAGATAAGATTTTAGATAAGCCTTGTTTACATGGTGAACAATGTGGTGTTGGAACTATTTTGATGATGTATTTATACGGTGGGGACTGGAAATTTATTAGAAATAGTTTAAAAGCTGTTGGGGCTCCAACATCTGCTAAGGAATTGGGAATTAGTGATGAAAATGTTATTGATGCATTAACAATGGCACATACTATTAGGCCGGAGAGATATACTATTTTAGGAGATAATGGCATATCTGAAGATGCAGCTTATGAATTAGCTCTAAAAACTGGAGTGATAAAATGA